The following are from one region of the Juglans regia cultivar Chandler chromosome 10, Walnut 2.0, whole genome shotgun sequence genome:
- the LOC109010087 gene encoding protein SOB FIVE-LIKE 3-like has protein sequence MESYKDLLGAGRTSSSESGWTMYIASPCMEEEDAERSDNHDGDHHDKRQIRMNRKYVKKKEDYDSDDSLTSDASSVPSYSRHTHSPGQGSHGTSRSKPDKSYNENCMFSSGKDAEKQAKKRVGSSTKK, from the coding sequence atggAGTCCTACAAAGACCTTTTGGGTGCAGGACGTACTAGCAGCAGTGAATCTGGGTGGACAATGTACATTGCCTCCCCTtgtatggaagaagaagatgctgaACGCAGTGATAATCATGATGGTGATCATCATGACAAGCGTCAAATCAGAATGAACCGGAAGTatgtcaagaaaaaagaagattatGACAGTGATGATTCTTTGACTTCTGATGCTTCGTCTGTTCCAAGTTATAGTCGCCATACCCATTCTCCCGGTCAAGGTAGTCATGGCACATCTCGTTCTAAACCAGACAAGAGTTATAATGAAAACTGCATGTTTTCTTCAGGCAAGGATGCAGAAAAGCAGGCGAAGAAACGTGTTGGAAGTAGTACTAAAaagtaa